The following are from one region of the Muntiacus reevesi chromosome 3, mMunRee1.1, whole genome shotgun sequence genome:
- the LOC136165525 gene encoding adenomatous polyposis coli protein-like → MSSSQDSCISMRQSGCLPLLIQLLHGNDKDSVLLSNSWGGKEALARASAALHNIIHSQPDDKRGRREIRVLHLLEQIRAYCETCWEWQEAHEQGMDQDKNPMPAPVEHQICPAVCVLMKLSFDEEHRHAMNELGRKATRGISSQELWQGLSGGSNKLFPRKIRPKGAPDIQNGNNKSPKRKTFQYRPWLR, encoded by the exons atgtctagctcccaagacagctgtatatccatgcgacagtctggatgtcttcctctcctcatccagcttttacatggcaatgacaaagactctgtgttgttgagcaattcctggggcggtaaagaggctctggccagggccagtgcagcactccacaacatcattcactcacagcctgatgacaagagaggcaggcgtgaaatccgagtccttcatcttttggaacagatacgagcttactgtgaaacctgttgggagtggcaagaagcccatgaacaaggcatggaccaggacaaaaatccaa tgccagctcctgttgaacatcagatctgtcctgctgtgtgtgttctaatgaaactttcatttgatgaagagcatagacatgcaatgaatgaactcg gtaggaaggctacccggggcatttcatcccaggagctatggcaggggctttcag gtggatccaacaaactttttcctcggaaaattcgacccaagggggcccccgacattcaaaatggaaacaacaaaagccctaagaggaagacgttccaatacaggccatggctgcgctaa